Proteins encoded within one genomic window of Streptomyces kaniharaensis:
- a CDS encoding class I SAM-dependent methyltransferase → MNSDNLKACCAGFYSSDAVALLLGDSYHPGGTALTRHLADALGLTPGTRVLDVASGRGTTALLLADAYGARVDGLDYSPANTAHANTAAEAAQLAERATFTTGDAEQLPYPDGSFDAVVCECALCTFPDKAAAAMEFARVLHAGGRVGLTDVTADPDRLPPELTTLAARFACIADARPLDEYAATLAAAGLRTVRTERHDAALTRMADQVEARITVLRMALPDYVTTAGFTPDATRSTLATARAAIADGTLGYALLVAEKSRPA, encoded by the coding sequence GTGAACTCCGATAACCTGAAGGCCTGTTGCGCCGGCTTCTACTCCTCCGACGCGGTCGCCCTGCTCCTCGGCGACTCCTACCACCCCGGCGGCACGGCACTCACCCGGCACCTCGCCGACGCCCTCGGGCTCACCCCCGGAACCCGCGTGCTGGACGTCGCCTCCGGCCGCGGCACCACCGCACTGCTGCTCGCCGACGCGTACGGCGCACGCGTGGACGGCCTCGACTACTCCCCCGCCAACACCGCCCATGCCAATACCGCGGCAGAGGCAGCCCAGTTGGCCGAGCGGGCCACCTTCACCACCGGCGACGCCGAGCAACTCCCCTACCCGGACGGGAGCTTCGACGCCGTCGTGTGCGAGTGCGCCCTGTGCACCTTCCCCGACAAGGCGGCAGCGGCCATGGAGTTCGCGCGCGTCCTGCACGCCGGCGGCCGGGTCGGCCTCACCGATGTCACCGCCGACCCCGACCGGCTCCCGCCCGAACTCACCACCCTCGCCGCCAGGTTCGCCTGCATCGCCGACGCACGGCCCCTCGACGAGTACGCCGCCACGCTGGCCGCCGCCGGCCTGCGCACCGTCCGCACCGAACGCCACGACGCCGCGCTGACCCGCATGGCCGACCAGGTCGAGGCCCGAATCACCGTCCTGCGCATGGCCCTTCCCGACTACGTCACCACGGCAGGCTTCACCCCGGATGCCACCCGTTCCACGCTGGCCACCGCCCGCGCCGCCATCGCCGACGGCACGCTCGGCTACGCCCTCCTCGTCGCCGAGAAGTCCCGCCCCGCCTGA
- a CDS encoding dihydrolipoyl dehydrogenase family protein has product MTRDTDVVVIGMGVGGEHVAERLAAEGVGVVGVEAELVGGECPYWACIPSKMMIRAGNLLAEARRIPGMAGRSEVEPDWRPVADRIRDEATDDWNDQVAVDRFTGKGGTFLRGRARLAGPGRVEVDGEEFTARRGVVLATGSRPSIPPVPGLDRVPYWTNRDAVSAKEPPASLLVLGGGAIGLELAQAFARFGSWVTVVEALDRLLPAEEPETGALLAEVLGADGITVRTGAKADGVRHDGDVFRLSVDAGDELTADRLLVATGRRPVLADLGLETVGLDPGARAVAVDGQLRAGDRLWAVGDLTGRGLFTHVAMYQAEIAVRDILGTPGPDADYRALPRVTFTDPEVGSVGLSERAAREQGLHVRTGTAEIPSATRGWIHKAGNEGLVKLVEDADRGVLVGATSVGPVGGEVMYGLAVAVQAEVPVERLRHMIYAYPTFHRAVEEALRRWH; this is encoded by the coding sequence ATGACACGGGACACCGACGTCGTGGTGATCGGCATGGGCGTGGGCGGCGAGCACGTCGCCGAGCGGCTGGCCGCGGAGGGGGTGGGCGTGGTCGGGGTGGAGGCCGAGCTGGTCGGCGGGGAGTGCCCGTACTGGGCCTGCATCCCGAGCAAGATGATGATCCGCGCCGGGAACCTCCTCGCCGAGGCGCGCCGCATCCCCGGCATGGCGGGCCGTTCGGAGGTCGAACCGGACTGGCGGCCGGTCGCGGACCGTATCCGGGACGAGGCCACCGACGACTGGAACGACCAGGTCGCCGTCGACCGCTTCACCGGCAAGGGCGGCACGTTCCTGCGCGGACGCGCCCGGCTGGCCGGCCCCGGGCGGGTCGAGGTGGACGGGGAGGAGTTCACCGCGCGCCGCGGCGTGGTGCTGGCCACCGGCAGCCGCCCGTCGATCCCGCCGGTGCCGGGCCTGGACCGGGTGCCGTACTGGACCAACCGGGACGCCGTCTCCGCGAAGGAGCCGCCCGCCTCGCTGCTGGTGCTCGGCGGCGGGGCCATCGGGCTCGAACTCGCGCAGGCCTTCGCCCGCTTCGGCAGCTGGGTGACGGTCGTGGAGGCACTGGACCGCCTGCTGCCCGCCGAGGAACCCGAGACCGGGGCCCTGCTCGCCGAGGTCCTCGGCGCCGACGGGATCACCGTCCGCACCGGCGCGAAGGCCGACGGTGTGCGCCACGACGGGGACGTGTTCCGGCTCTCCGTCGATGCCGGTGACGAGTTGACGGCGGATCGGCTCCTCGTCGCCACCGGCCGTCGTCCCGTCCTGGCCGATCTGGGCCTGGAGACCGTCGGCCTCGACCCCGGCGCCCGTGCGGTGGCCGTCGACGGACAGCTGAGGGCCGGCGACCGGCTCTGGGCCGTCGGCGACCTGACCGGCCGGGGCCTGTTCACCCACGTCGCGATGTACCAGGCCGAGATCGCCGTCCGGGACATCCTCGGCACACCGGGCCCGGACGCGGACTACCGGGCGCTGCCCCGGGTCACCTTCACCGACCCCGAGGTCGGCTCGGTGGGCCTGTCCGAGCGGGCCGCCCGCGAGCAGGGCCTGCACGTACGGACCGGCACGGCCGAGATCCCCTCCGCCACCCGGGGCTGGATCCACAAGGCCGGCAACGAGGGCCTGGTCAAGCTGGTCGAGGACGCCGACCGGGGCGTCCTGGTCGGCGCCACGTCCGTCGGCCCGGTGGGCGGCGAGGTGATGTACGGGCTCGCGGTGGCCGTCCAGGCCGAGGTGCCGGTCGAGCGGCTGCGGCACATGATCTACGCCTACCCGACGTTCCACCGCGCGGTGGAGGAGGCACTGCGACGGTGGCACTGA
- a CDS encoding DUF427 domain-containing protein, whose protein sequence is MMRAIWNGVVIAETPRTRVVEGNHYFPPESLRREHFTESRTRSLCPWKGVARYYDVTADGLTNPDAAWYYPHPVFLARRIGNHVAFWHGVAIEGTQEQA, encoded by the coding sequence ATGATGCGAGCGATCTGGAACGGCGTCGTGATCGCCGAGACGCCCCGCACCCGGGTGGTCGAGGGCAACCACTACTTCCCACCCGAGTCCCTCCGGCGCGAGCACTTCACCGAGAGCCGCACGCGGTCGCTGTGCCCGTGGAAGGGCGTGGCCCGGTACTACGACGTCACCGCCGACGGCCTGACCAACCCCGACGCCGCCTGGTACTACCCGCACCCGGTCTTCCTCGCCCGCCGGATCGGGAACCACGTCGCCTTCTGGCACGGGGTCGCGATCGAGGGCACCCAGGAGCAGGCATAG
- a CDS encoding DUF6153 family protein, which yields MSRRHQRRPGVARLLAVCVVLLGLFLMHGLPSAGAEGCHSGGMAVAAAMPDTAISDVSDGGNQATAPADTQPAVHHGGDVRSAGALCLSTQGRDRITLPAAALVASIPVWGGAWLPPRRVTALFTGRRRGPPTGGRELLHQVCIART from the coding sequence ATGAGCCGCAGGCACCAGCGCCGGCCGGGCGTCGCCCGGCTGCTCGCGGTCTGCGTCGTTCTGCTCGGTCTTTTCCTCATGCACGGCCTGCCGTCGGCCGGTGCCGAAGGTTGCCACTCGGGCGGCATGGCGGTTGCCGCGGCGATGCCGGACACGGCGATCTCCGACGTCTCCGACGGCGGCAACCAGGCCACTGCACCGGCCGACACACAGCCGGCCGTCCACCACGGCGGCGATGTCCGATCCGCCGGGGCGCTGTGCCTGTCGACGCAGGGCCGTGACCGGATCACTCTTCCGGCGGCGGCTCTCGTCGCCTCGATCCCCGTGTGGGGCGGCGCGTGGCTGCCGCCTCGCCGGGTGACCGCCCTCTTCACCGGCCGCCGCCGCGGACCGCCCACCGGCGGCCGAGAGCTCCTCCACCAGGTGTGCATCGCGCGGACGTGA
- a CDS encoding DUF5709 domain-containing protein — protein sequence MSDEALMGDQVYQPDGSEVQDDVGPLEAQDTLDDRGLESALDEGYAPPERPLAVERHGVTAAEQRVRESLERRLSAELPEVVSPEGDGIGDTSGTDGEPIDTEAGEIRTGRLIASFGSRSDLIAEDVGICGGAATAEEAAMHTTDDPEAIIE from the coding sequence ATGTCGGACGAAGCGTTGATGGGCGACCAGGTGTACCAGCCGGACGGCTCGGAGGTTCAGGACGACGTCGGGCCCCTGGAGGCGCAGGACACCCTGGACGACCGCGGTCTCGAATCGGCGCTCGACGAAGGCTACGCTCCGCCGGAGCGCCCGCTCGCGGTGGAACGCCACGGCGTCACCGCGGCGGAACAGCGTGTGCGCGAGAGCCTGGAACGGCGGCTGTCGGCGGAACTCCCGGAGGTCGTCTCACCCGAGGGAGACGGGATCGGTGACACCTCCGGCACCGACGGAGAGCCGATCGACACCGAGGCGGGCGAGATCCGGACGGGCCGGCTGATCGCGTCCTTCGGCTCGCGCAGCGATCTGATCGCCGAGGACGTCGGGATCTGCGGTGGTGCCGCGACGGCGGAGGAGGCGGCCATGCACACCACCGACGACCCCGAAGCCATCATCGAGTGA
- a CDS encoding SpoIIE family protein phosphatase, producing MDAGHAGPPGAASLGGDPSMAPGGLLDVLGVAAVVLDAEGRIVLWSPQAEDLFGYRASEALGRDAAQVLVDEQNMELVLSLFAKVMSGGGSWAGVFPVRHKDGSTVLAEFRNMRLEDEDGRHYALGLASDRATLSRLERDLALSLRLVEQTPVGVAVLDTDLRYVLVNPALERINGLPADRHLGGTVRDVLPFLDVDAIEAAMREVLATGTPLLNQFTTGRTAADPGTEHAWRVSYYRLEDSAHHVIGIATSVVDITEQHRAATAAAAARRRLTVIADASERIGTSLDLGTTARELADVLVPEFADIAAVDVLEAVLTNSQPAPDPGSPVLFRALAVKAAYPSPAVEAADPVGEIARYDATRLVTRCARTGRPVLLAHVTDRDLPRIARDEEAVELLGQAGIHSYLAVPLRARGQVLGALDLKRARNEQPFDHDDLVLAGELAARAAVAIDNARWYQRQRHAALALQRHLLPDRPAQPPGLEVAYRYQPAATVGEVGGDWFDVIPLDADMTALVVGDVMGSGITAAATMGQLRTAARTLAGLNLEPAAVLTHLDRIAAGLGESIATCVYAVLDPRRLRCRIATAGHLPPVHTRPGHPPTLLDLPTGAPLGVGGVTFHDTPLDLGIGDELVLYTDGLVETRDHDIDNRLAALTDLLGRPRRSPEETCDLLLGALYHRGGDDDVALLVARVRPLPQAATPARP from the coding sequence ATGGACGCCGGGCACGCGGGACCACCGGGTGCCGCTTCGCTGGGCGGGGATCCGTCGATGGCGCCGGGCGGGCTGCTGGACGTCCTGGGCGTCGCCGCGGTGGTGCTGGACGCGGAGGGGCGGATCGTGCTGTGGAGCCCGCAGGCCGAGGACCTGTTCGGCTACCGGGCGAGCGAGGCCCTCGGCCGGGACGCCGCCCAGGTGCTGGTCGACGAGCAGAACATGGAGCTGGTGCTGTCGCTGTTCGCGAAGGTGATGTCCGGCGGCGGGTCGTGGGCCGGGGTCTTCCCGGTCCGGCACAAGGACGGGTCCACGGTGCTGGCCGAGTTCCGCAACATGCGCCTGGAGGACGAGGACGGCCGCCACTACGCGCTCGGCCTGGCCTCGGACCGTGCGACGCTGAGCCGCCTCGAACGGGACCTCGCCCTGTCGCTGCGTCTGGTGGAACAGACCCCGGTCGGCGTCGCCGTGCTGGACACCGACCTGCGCTACGTCCTGGTCAACCCGGCGCTGGAGCGCATCAACGGCCTGCCCGCCGACCGGCACCTGGGCGGGACGGTCCGGGACGTACTGCCGTTCCTGGACGTGGACGCGATCGAAGCCGCCATGCGGGAGGTGCTGGCCACCGGCACCCCGTTGCTGAACCAGTTCACCACCGGCCGCACCGCGGCCGACCCCGGGACGGAGCACGCCTGGCGGGTGTCCTACTACCGCCTGGAGGACTCCGCCCACCACGTGATCGGCATCGCCACCTCGGTCGTCGACATCACCGAGCAGCACCGCGCCGCGACCGCCGCCGCAGCGGCGCGGCGCCGCCTCACCGTGATCGCCGACGCCTCCGAACGGATCGGCACCAGCCTCGACCTCGGCACCACCGCGCGAGAGCTCGCCGACGTCCTGGTCCCCGAGTTCGCCGACATCGCCGCCGTCGACGTCCTCGAAGCCGTCCTCACCAACAGCCAGCCCGCACCGGACCCGGGCAGCCCGGTCCTGTTCCGGGCCCTCGCCGTCAAGGCCGCCTACCCCTCGCCCGCCGTCGAGGCCGCCGACCCCGTCGGCGAGATCGCCCGCTACGACGCCACGCGTCTCGTCACCCGCTGCGCCCGCACGGGCCGCCCCGTCCTCCTGGCCCACGTCACCGACCGCGACCTGCCGCGCATCGCGCGCGACGAGGAGGCCGTCGAACTGCTCGGACAGGCCGGGATCCACTCCTACCTGGCCGTGCCGCTGCGCGCCCGCGGTCAGGTCCTGGGCGCGCTGGACCTCAAACGCGCCCGTAACGAGCAGCCGTTCGACCACGACGACCTGGTGCTGGCCGGCGAACTCGCCGCCCGCGCAGCCGTCGCCATCGACAACGCCCGCTGGTACCAGCGCCAGCGCCACGCCGCCCTCGCCCTCCAGCGCCACCTGCTGCCCGACCGCCCCGCCCAGCCGCCCGGCCTGGAGGTGGCCTACCGCTACCAGCCGGCCGCCACCGTCGGCGAGGTCGGCGGCGACTGGTTCGACGTCATCCCGTTGGACGCCGACATGACCGCCCTGGTCGTCGGCGACGTGATGGGCAGTGGCATCACCGCCGCCGCCACGATGGGCCAACTGCGCACCGCGGCACGGACCCTGGCCGGTCTCAACCTGGAGCCCGCCGCCGTGCTCACCCACCTCGACCGGATCGCCGCCGGCCTCGGCGAGTCCATCGCCACCTGCGTCTACGCCGTCCTCGACCCCCGCCGCCTCCGCTGCCGCATCGCCACCGCGGGCCACCTACCGCCCGTCCACACCCGCCCGGGCCATCCGCCGACCCTGCTCGACCTGCCCACCGGCGCGCCCCTGGGCGTCGGCGGAGTCACCTTCCATGACACCCCCCTCGACCTCGGGATCGGCGACGAACTCGTGCTCTACACCGACGGGCTCGTGGAGACCCGTGACCACGACATCGACAACCGGCTGGCGGCCCTCACCGACCTCCTCGGCCGGCCCCGCCGCTCCCCGGAGGAGACCTGCGACCTGCTCCTCGGCGCCCTGTACCACCGGGGCGGGGACGACGACGTCGCCCTCCTCGTCGCCCGTGTCCGGCCCCTGCCGCAGGCCGCGACACCCGCCCGTCCGTGA
- a CDS encoding putative quinol monooxygenase: protein MPIYQTAHYRVNADAVERVEAAIEEFVRYVAEHEPDTWMYTAWQQKDDPTRFVHLFTFADEDAHRTHGSSEAVRRFEAVYSPELSEGPVVFTDYRLIATNTARGSRGWAN from the coding sequence ATGCCGATCTACCAGACCGCCCACTACCGGGTGAACGCCGATGCCGTGGAACGGGTCGAGGCGGCGATCGAGGAGTTCGTCCGCTACGTCGCCGAGCACGAGCCCGACACGTGGATGTACACCGCCTGGCAGCAGAAGGACGACCCGACCCGCTTCGTCCACCTCTTCACGTTCGCCGACGAGGACGCCCACCGGACTCACGGCAGCTCCGAGGCGGTGCGCCGCTTCGAGGCCGTCTACTCGCCCGAACTCTCCGAGGGCCCGGTCGTCTTCACCGACTATCGCCTGATCGCCACCAACACCGCGCGAGGATCGCGCGGGTGGGCCAACTGA
- a CDS encoding ZIP family metal transporter — MSGPQIALLGAVAGFTIFLGLPIGRLRRPAPRLRAALNATAIGILLFLLWDVLTAAWEPTDTALHDHHWGTAATNGAVLSAGLALGLLGLVRYDRWIARRSAPAPPLSHGPGAAAATELTFRTRSRAATLALMIAVGIGLHNLAEGLAIGNSAAKGDISLAVLLIIGFGLHNATEGFGIVAPLAAEGERPSWGSLAVLGLIGGGPTFVGTLIGQQVVDDVVSIAFLGLAAGSILYVVIELLAVARRAAMKELTTAMILAGLLLGFATDAVITAAGV; from the coding sequence ATGTCCGGTCCGCAGATCGCCCTGCTCGGCGCCGTGGCGGGCTTCACGATCTTCCTGGGCCTGCCGATCGGCCGGCTGCGCCGCCCCGCGCCGCGGCTGCGGGCCGCGCTGAACGCGACCGCCATCGGCATCCTGCTGTTCCTGCTCTGGGACGTCCTCACCGCGGCGTGGGAACCCACCGACACCGCCCTGCACGACCACCACTGGGGCACCGCCGCGACCAACGGCGCGGTGCTCTCCGCGGGCCTCGCCCTCGGCCTGCTCGGGCTGGTCCGCTACGACCGGTGGATCGCCCGCCGAAGCGCTCCCGCCCCGCCGCTGTCCCACGGCCCTGGGGCCGCGGCCGCCACCGAGCTGACCTTCCGGACCCGCTCCCGGGCCGCGACCCTGGCCCTGATGATCGCCGTGGGCATCGGCCTGCACAACCTCGCCGAGGGCCTGGCCATCGGCAACTCCGCCGCCAAGGGCGACATCTCGCTCGCCGTCCTGCTGATCATCGGCTTCGGCCTGCACAACGCGACCGAGGGCTTCGGCATCGTGGCGCCGCTGGCCGCCGAGGGCGAACGCCCCTCCTGGGGCAGCCTCGCCGTGCTCGGCCTCATCGGCGGCGGCCCCACCTTCGTCGGCACGCTGATCGGGCAACAGGTGGTCGACGACGTGGTCAGCATCGCCTTCCTGGGGCTCGCGGCCGGCTCGATCCTGTACGTGGTCATCGAGTTGCTGGCCGTCGCACGGCGCGCGGCCATGAAGGAACTGACCACGGCGATGATCCTGGCCGGGCTGCTGCTCGGCTTCGCCACCGACGCCGTCATCACCGCCGCGGGGGTGTGA
- a CDS encoding radical SAM protein produces MTEENRTPRVKQDRDEVFAEFTKSICPVCKRPVDAQVNLRENKVYLRKRCPEHGGFEALVYGDAEEYLASSRFNKPGTIPLAFQTEVRDGCPLDCGLCPEHKQHACLGIVEVNTGCNLDCPICFADSGHQTWGSPGTGPGGGYAITHEQCERMLDAFVESEGEAEVVMFSGGEPTIHKHILDFIDLALARPIRNIVLNTNGIRLATDRRFVAELGRRNRESGRTLPVYLQFDGFDSRTHLEIRGRDLRTFKQQALDNCAAEGLYVSLAAAVERGLNEHEVGRIVEFGVDHPAVRAVVLQPVTHSGRHLPFDPLNRLTNPDVIKLMVDQLPYWLRREDFFPVPCCFPSCRSITYLFTDGEPGNRSVVPLPRLVDMENYLDYVANRALPDTSIREALERLWSASAFMGTATTEARLRAAAEAFDCGGDTSRTEVGGACGVDLPAVLKNLKDKAFMIVVQDFQDPYTLNVKQLMKCCVEEITPDGRLIPFCAYNSVGYREQVRAQMSGVPVADVVPNALPLQDQLIDTPYGSRRRK; encoded by the coding sequence ATGACCGAGGAGAACCGCACACCGCGCGTGAAGCAGGACCGGGACGAGGTGTTCGCGGAGTTCACCAAGTCGATCTGCCCGGTCTGCAAGAGGCCCGTCGACGCCCAGGTCAACCTCCGCGAAAACAAGGTCTACCTGCGCAAACGCTGCCCCGAGCACGGCGGGTTCGAGGCCCTGGTGTACGGGGACGCCGAGGAGTACCTGGCTTCCTCCCGCTTCAACAAGCCCGGTACCATCCCGCTCGCCTTCCAGACCGAGGTACGCGACGGCTGCCCGCTCGACTGCGGCCTCTGCCCGGAGCACAAGCAGCACGCCTGCCTCGGCATCGTCGAGGTCAACACCGGCTGCAACCTGGACTGCCCGATCTGCTTCGCCGACTCCGGCCATCAGACCTGGGGCTCCCCCGGGACGGGGCCCGGGGGAGGCTACGCCATCACCCACGAGCAGTGCGAGAGGATGCTGGACGCCTTCGTCGAGAGCGAGGGCGAGGCGGAGGTGGTGATGTTCTCCGGCGGTGAACCCACCATCCACAAGCACATCCTGGACTTCATCGACCTCGCCCTCGCCCGCCCGATCCGCAACATCGTCCTGAACACCAACGGCATCCGCCTCGCCACCGACCGGCGCTTCGTCGCCGAACTCGGCCGCCGAAACCGGGAGTCGGGCAGGACCCTCCCCGTCTACCTCCAGTTCGACGGCTTCGACTCGCGCACCCACCTGGAGATCCGCGGCCGAGACCTGCGGACGTTCAAGCAGCAGGCGCTGGACAACTGCGCGGCGGAGGGCCTGTACGTGAGCCTCGCGGCGGCAGTCGAGCGCGGGCTGAACGAGCACGAGGTCGGCCGGATCGTCGAGTTCGGCGTCGATCACCCGGCCGTCCGCGCCGTCGTCCTCCAGCCGGTCACCCACTCCGGCCGACACCTCCCTTTCGACCCGCTGAACCGGCTCACCAACCCGGACGTCATCAAGCTGATGGTCGATCAACTTCCGTACTGGCTACGGCGAGAGGACTTCTTTCCGGTCCCTTGCTGTTTCCCCAGCTGCCGCTCCATCACGTACCTGTTCACCGACGGCGAGCCCGGCAACCGCTCGGTCGTCCCGCTGCCGCGGCTGGTCGACATGGAGAACTACCTCGACTACGTCGCCAACCGGGCCCTGCCGGACACGTCGATCCGCGAGGCGCTGGAGCGGCTCTGGTCGGCCTCCGCGTTCATGGGCACGGCCACGACCGAGGCCAGGCTGCGGGCCGCCGCCGAGGCGTTCGACTGCGGCGGGGACACCTCCCGCACGGAGGTCGGTGGAGCCTGCGGCGTCGACCTGCCCGCCGTGCTGAAGAACCTCAAGGACAAGGCGTTCATGATCGTGGTCCAGGACTTCCAGGACCCGTACACCCTCAACGTCAAGCAGCTGATGAAGTGCTGCGTCGAGGAGATCACCCCCGACGGGCGCCTCATCCCGTTCTGCGCCTACAACTCCGTCGGCTACCGCGAGCAGGTCCGCGCACAGATGTCCGGCGTCCCGGTCGCCGACGTCGTTCCCAACGCGCTCCCCCTCCAGGACCAGCTCATCGACACCCCGTACGGCTCGCGGAGGCGGAAGTGA
- a CDS encoding SRPBCC family protein, which yields MARVGALTAVGAAGAAAAVGLGVVTGALPLDLGVGRRTRPLGPQTVDIAAPREVVFEVIAQPYLGRATRATREKVSVLERGGDMVLAAHHTPVAGGRLTATTVETVRFTRPERVDFRLVRGPVPAVTESFELTEHGPGPGTRLVYTGELGTDLWALGDWWGSVVTPRWEATVAASLAAVRHEAERRAAAGPGR from the coding sequence ATGGCACGGGTTGGCGCATTGACGGCCGTCGGGGCGGCGGGCGCCGCGGCGGCCGTGGGTCTGGGCGTGGTCACCGGCGCGCTGCCGCTGGACCTCGGAGTGGGCCGGCGGACACGTCCGCTCGGGCCGCAGACTGTCGACATCGCCGCACCCCGCGAGGTGGTCTTCGAGGTGATCGCCCAGCCCTATCTCGGGCGGGCCACGCGAGCGACGCGGGAGAAGGTGTCCGTGCTGGAGCGGGGCGGCGACATGGTGCTCGCCGCGCACCACACCCCTGTGGCGGGCGGGCGGCTGACGGCGACGACCGTGGAGACGGTGAGGTTCACCCGCCCCGAGCGGGTCGACTTCCGCCTGGTGCGAGGCCCCGTCCCCGCGGTCACCGAGTCCTTCGAGCTCACCGAGCACGGGCCCGGGCCAGGTACGCGGCTGGTGTACACCGGCGAACTCGGCACCGATCTGTGGGCGCTGGGCGATTGGTGGGGCAGCGTGGTGACCCCGCGCTGGGAGGCGACCGTCGCCGCGTCGCTGGCAGCGGTCAGGCACGAGGCGGAGCGGCGCGCGGCGGCTGGGCCGGGCCGGTAG